The following are encoded together in the Xiphophorus hellerii strain 12219 chromosome 3, Xiphophorus_hellerii-4.1, whole genome shotgun sequence genome:
- the phactr4b gene encoding phosphatase and actin regulator 4B isoform X4, with translation MENRDDETEQHHSTMVGEGGSTGDTTPPPKRKGKFSTIGKIFKPWKWRKKKSSEKFKETSEELERKMSTRRTRQELIEQGLLKEVPDNDGEAQNVKQSYVKNGHTLPVSGGGGVISSGRSPGNQVKLPGESDFRMHPGRLAQPEDHRGRSPSDRDRRGALCSRGTGLHEEVWRSGGVGAHVHGEGEWKSNLAWQGQSHAQKDEGRRGGRLHPNDGQRRPGLQKAPSEDGRRRPAEAEWKPTLPRHASAEEGRTRRESDSHFVPEVEALQDTLREPLPPKQSVMPPKWLMSSTPEPGNEGPPRTPSNHSATLYSSPSAGTSKPVRSVSSAGTSTHQPTPSTLMPSSQGTKQPPLPPPKPVNRNNAAMLVSALQGGENAQLPLYWSCWKRECDYDVYLSLPVYLCRRAGGLRSGDFNQATGGASLHPAKPSPPMPPKRTTPVTKRNTEDSTPSHPVIPSPHSVEDHGILPVGFQLPPPPPSPPLPTHIPPSPPRQHMHTHHLHHQHSYPHPLPQPIPMLFDPPSPTVESPQRPAPVPLHIMIQRALSSPGPAQPHPDGAQRAHALLFETPPEYQADRGRPLPVSIQPLKLSEDDYSEEEEEEEDDEEEEEYDGEIPQPELEPRSRRCLVGDAGVCVLPGENSSEEEEEDEEDDERGQHDREDSDSDDQVAHKEEDSDEEDEPPLSALASRVKRKDTLALKLSSRPCAPDRDRFTQERSGREDQPPGQTGLTWQSREQWEAIRTQIGTALTRRLSQRPTAEELEQRNILQPKNQADRQAEVREIKRRLTRKLSQRPTVAELQARKILRFHEYVEVTEAQDYDRRADKPWTKLTPADKAAIRKELNDYKSTEMEVHEESRIYTRFHRP, from the exons ATGACGAAACGGAGCAGCACCACAGCACAATGGTGGGAGAGGGGGGCAGCACAGGGGACACTACCCCTCCCCCAAAGCGTAAAGGCAAGTTTTCTACCATTGGCAAGATCTTCAAACCCTGGAAGTGGCGGAAGAAGAAAAGCAGCGAAAAGTTCAAAGAAACATCCGAAG AACTGGAGAGAAAGATGTCGACTAGACGTACCCGACAGGAGCTCATAGAGCAGGGCCTGCTGAAGGAAGTCCCAGATAATG ATGGAGAGGcgcaaaatgtgaaacagtccTACGTTAAAAACGGCCACACACTTCCAGTCAGTGGGGGAGGAGGAGTCATCAGCAGTGGGAGGAGCCCAGGTAACCAGGTCAAACTCCCTGGAGAGTCAGACTTTAGGATGCACCCTGGGAGGCTCGCCCAGCCGGAGGACCACAGGGGCCGCTCTCCCTCAGACAGAGACCGCCGCGGAGCTTTGTGCTCCAGGGGCACCGGACTGCATGAGGAGGTGTGGAGAAGCGGGGGTGTGGGGGCACATGTGCATGGGGAGGGTGAATGGAAATCCAACTTGGCCTGGCAGGGACAGAGCCACGCTCAGAAGGATGAAGGCAGGCGCGGGGGCAGACTTCACCCCAACGATGGGCAGAGAAGGCCGGGGCTGCAGAAGGCCCCATCAGAGGACGGCAGGAGGCGGCCGGCAGAAGCAGAGTGGAAGCCGACGCTTCCTCGACATGCCTCTGCAGAGGAGGGAAGGACCCGCAGAG AGTCAGACAGCCATTTTGTACCTGAAGTGGAGGCGCTGCAGGACACTCTTCGTGAACCTCTGCCGCCTAAGCAGTCGGTCATGCCTCCGAAGTGGCTGATGAGTTCCACCCCTGAGCCTGGAAACGAGGGCCCACCTCGGACCCCGTCCAACCACTCCGCGACCCTTTACTCCTCTCCCTCCGCTGGAACTTCCAAACCCGTTCGATCCGTGTCTTCTGCGGGAACCAGCACGCATCAGCCTACACCTTCCACCCTGATGCCCTCCTCTCAGGGCACTAAGCAGCCTCCTCTGCCTCCACCCAAGCCTGTAAACAGGAACAACGCAGCCATGCTGG TATCCGCCCTGCAGGGGGGAGAAAACGCTCAGCTTCCTCTCTACTGGTCCTGCTGGAAGCGAGAATGCGACTACGATGTCTACCTGTCTCTGCCCGTCTACCTGTGCCGGCGGGCCGGAGGCCTGCGCTCAG GCGACTTCAATCAAGCCACAGGGGGTGCGAGTCTTCATCCGGCTAAGCCCTCCCCTCCAATGCCTCCCAAGAGGACAACCCCGGTCACTAAGCGCAACACGGAGGACTCTACTCCGAGCCATCCCGTCATTCCGTCCCCGCACTCTGTGGAGGACCACGGCATCCTCCCCGTGGGCTTCCAGctgccccctcctcctccttccccaCCCCTGCCGACCCACATACCGCCCTCTCCGCCCCGCCAGCACATGCACACCCACCACCTCCACCATCAGCACTCCTATCCGCACCCACTTCCCCAACCCATACCGATGCTGTTTGACCCACCGAGCCCAACCGTGGAGTCGCCCCAGCGCCCCGCCCCCGTCCCGCTGCACATCATGATCCAGCGAGCGCTGTCCAGTCCTGGCCCGGCGCAGCCTCATCCAGACGGGGCGCAGCGGGCACATGCGCTACTTTTCGAAACCCCTCCTGAGTATCAAGCGGATCGCGGCCGACCTCTCCCTGTCAGCATTCAGCCTCTAAAGCT ATCTGAAGATGACTactcagaggaagaagaagaagaagaagatgatgaggaagaggaggagtacGACGGTGAAATCCCCCAGCCGGAGCTGGAGCCACGGAGTCGCCGCTGCCTGGTCGGGGATGCTGGTGTTTGTGTCCTTCCTGGGGAAAACAgtagtgaggaggaggaggaagatgaggaagacGACGAGCGAGGACAGCATGACAGGGAGGACAGTGATTCAGATGATCAGGTGGCCCATAAAGAGGAAGAttctgatgaagaggatgagCCCCCACTCA GTGCCCTGGCCAGCAGGGTCAAGAGGAAGGACACTCTGGCTCTGAAGCTGAGCAGCCGTCCCTGCGCCCCGGACAGGGACAGgttcacacaggagagaagcgGCAGAGAGGACCAGCCTCCGGGTCAGACGGGCCTGACCTGGCAGAGCAGGGAGCAGTGGGAGGCCATTCGTACACAGATTGGCACTGCACTCACACG GCGGCTCAGCCAGAGACCGACTGCTGAGGAGCTTGAGCAAAGGAATATCCTTCAGC CCAAAAATCAAGCTGATAGGCAAGCGGAGGTCAGGGAGATCAAACGGCGTCTGACCAGAAAG CTGAGTCAAAGGCCCACAGTCGCAGAGCTGCAGGCGAGAAAGATCCTGCGTTTCCACGAGTATGTGGAAGTCACAGAGGCCCAGGACTACGACAGGAGGGCGGACAAGCCATGGACCAAGCTGACTCCTGCAGACAAG GCCGCCATTCGAAAGGAGCTCAACGACTATAAAAGCACTGAAATGGAAGTTCATGAAGAGAGTAGAATTTACACAAG GTTTCATCGGCCTTAG
- the phactr4b gene encoding phosphatase and actin regulator 4B isoform X3: protein MGQSLRVEIPTQDPQQQNSGDDETEQHHSTMVGEGGSTGDTTPPPKRKGKFSTIGKIFKPWKWRKKKSSEKFKETSEELERKMSTRRTRQELIEQGLLKEVPDNDGEAQNVKQSYVKNGHTLPVSGGGGVISSGRSPGNQVKLPGESDFRMHPGRLAQPEDHRGRSPSDRDRRGALCSRGTGLHEEVWRSGGVGAHVHGEGEWKSNLAWQGQSHAQKDEGRRGGRLHPNDGQRRPGLQKAPSEDGRRRPAEAEWKPTLPRHASAEEGRTRRESDSHFVPEVEALQDTLREPLPPKQSVMPPKWLMSSTPEPGNEGPPRTPSNHSATLYSSPSAGTSKPVRSVSSAGTSTHQPTPSTLMPSSQGTKQPPLPPPKPVNRNNAAMLVSALQGGENAQLPLYWSCWKRECDYDVYLSLPVYLCRRAGGLRSGDFNQATGGASLHPAKPSPPMPPKRTTPVTKRNTEDSTPSHPVIPSPHSVEDHGILPVGFQLPPPPPSPPLPTHIPPSPPRQHMHTHHLHHQHSYPHPLPQPIPMLFDPPSPTVESPQRPAPVPLHIMIQRALSSPGPAQPHPDGAQRAHALLFETPPEYQADRGRPLPVSIQPLKLSEDDYSEEEEEEEDDEEEEEYDGEIPQPELEPRSRRCLVGDAGVCVLPGENSSEEEEEDEEDDERGQHDREDSDSDDQVAHKEEDSDEEDEPPLSALASRVKRKDTLALKLSSRPCAPDRDRFTQERSGREDQPPGQTGLTWQSREQWEAIRTQIGTALTRRLSQRPTAEELEQRNILQPKNQADRQAEVREIKRRLTRKLSQRPTVAELQARKILRFHEYVEVTEAQDYDRRADKPWTKLTPADKAAIRKELNDYKSTEMEVHEESRIYTRFHRP from the exons ATGACGAAACGGAGCAGCACCACAGCACAATGGTGGGAGAGGGGGGCAGCACAGGGGACACTACCCCTCCCCCAAAGCGTAAAGGCAAGTTTTCTACCATTGGCAAGATCTTCAAACCCTGGAAGTGGCGGAAGAAGAAAAGCAGCGAAAAGTTCAAAGAAACATCCGAAG AACTGGAGAGAAAGATGTCGACTAGACGTACCCGACAGGAGCTCATAGAGCAGGGCCTGCTGAAGGAAGTCCCAGATAATG ATGGAGAGGcgcaaaatgtgaaacagtccTACGTTAAAAACGGCCACACACTTCCAGTCAGTGGGGGAGGAGGAGTCATCAGCAGTGGGAGGAGCCCAGGTAACCAGGTCAAACTCCCTGGAGAGTCAGACTTTAGGATGCACCCTGGGAGGCTCGCCCAGCCGGAGGACCACAGGGGCCGCTCTCCCTCAGACAGAGACCGCCGCGGAGCTTTGTGCTCCAGGGGCACCGGACTGCATGAGGAGGTGTGGAGAAGCGGGGGTGTGGGGGCACATGTGCATGGGGAGGGTGAATGGAAATCCAACTTGGCCTGGCAGGGACAGAGCCACGCTCAGAAGGATGAAGGCAGGCGCGGGGGCAGACTTCACCCCAACGATGGGCAGAGAAGGCCGGGGCTGCAGAAGGCCCCATCAGAGGACGGCAGGAGGCGGCCGGCAGAAGCAGAGTGGAAGCCGACGCTTCCTCGACATGCCTCTGCAGAGGAGGGAAGGACCCGCAGAG AGTCAGACAGCCATTTTGTACCTGAAGTGGAGGCGCTGCAGGACACTCTTCGTGAACCTCTGCCGCCTAAGCAGTCGGTCATGCCTCCGAAGTGGCTGATGAGTTCCACCCCTGAGCCTGGAAACGAGGGCCCACCTCGGACCCCGTCCAACCACTCCGCGACCCTTTACTCCTCTCCCTCCGCTGGAACTTCCAAACCCGTTCGATCCGTGTCTTCTGCGGGAACCAGCACGCATCAGCCTACACCTTCCACCCTGATGCCCTCCTCTCAGGGCACTAAGCAGCCTCCTCTGCCTCCACCCAAGCCTGTAAACAGGAACAACGCAGCCATGCTGG TATCCGCCCTGCAGGGGGGAGAAAACGCTCAGCTTCCTCTCTACTGGTCCTGCTGGAAGCGAGAATGCGACTACGATGTCTACCTGTCTCTGCCCGTCTACCTGTGCCGGCGGGCCGGAGGCCTGCGCTCAG GCGACTTCAATCAAGCCACAGGGGGTGCGAGTCTTCATCCGGCTAAGCCCTCCCCTCCAATGCCTCCCAAGAGGACAACCCCGGTCACTAAGCGCAACACGGAGGACTCTACTCCGAGCCATCCCGTCATTCCGTCCCCGCACTCTGTGGAGGACCACGGCATCCTCCCCGTGGGCTTCCAGctgccccctcctcctccttccccaCCCCTGCCGACCCACATACCGCCCTCTCCGCCCCGCCAGCACATGCACACCCACCACCTCCACCATCAGCACTCCTATCCGCACCCACTTCCCCAACCCATACCGATGCTGTTTGACCCACCGAGCCCAACCGTGGAGTCGCCCCAGCGCCCCGCCCCCGTCCCGCTGCACATCATGATCCAGCGAGCGCTGTCCAGTCCTGGCCCGGCGCAGCCTCATCCAGACGGGGCGCAGCGGGCACATGCGCTACTTTTCGAAACCCCTCCTGAGTATCAAGCGGATCGCGGCCGACCTCTCCCTGTCAGCATTCAGCCTCTAAAGCT ATCTGAAGATGACTactcagaggaagaagaagaagaagaagatgatgaggaagaggaggagtacGACGGTGAAATCCCCCAGCCGGAGCTGGAGCCACGGAGTCGCCGCTGCCTGGTCGGGGATGCTGGTGTTTGTGTCCTTCCTGGGGAAAACAgtagtgaggaggaggaggaagatgaggaagacGACGAGCGAGGACAGCATGACAGGGAGGACAGTGATTCAGATGATCAGGTGGCCCATAAAGAGGAAGAttctgatgaagaggatgagCCCCCACTCA GTGCCCTGGCCAGCAGGGTCAAGAGGAAGGACACTCTGGCTCTGAAGCTGAGCAGCCGTCCCTGCGCCCCGGACAGGGACAGgttcacacaggagagaagcgGCAGAGAGGACCAGCCTCCGGGTCAGACGGGCCTGACCTGGCAGAGCAGGGAGCAGTGGGAGGCCATTCGTACACAGATTGGCACTGCACTCACACG GCGGCTCAGCCAGAGACCGACTGCTGAGGAGCTTGAGCAAAGGAATATCCTTCAGC CCAAAAATCAAGCTGATAGGCAAGCGGAGGTCAGGGAGATCAAACGGCGTCTGACCAGAAAG CTGAGTCAAAGGCCCACAGTCGCAGAGCTGCAGGCGAGAAAGATCCTGCGTTTCCACGAGTATGTGGAAGTCACAGAGGCCCAGGACTACGACAGGAGGGCGGACAAGCCATGGACCAAGCTGACTCCTGCAGACAAG GCCGCCATTCGAAAGGAGCTCAACGACTATAAAAGCACTGAAATGGAAGTTCATGAAGAGAGTAGAATTTACACAAG GTTTCATCGGCCTTAG
- the phactr4b gene encoding phosphatase and actin regulator 4B isoform X2 translates to MACCFRSRHRGSWTLNSPLPDDETEQHHSTMVGEGGSTGDTTPPPKRKGKFSTIGKIFKPWKWRKKKSSEKFKETSEELERKMSTRRTRQELIEQGLLKEVPDNDGEAQNVKQSYVKNGHTLPVSGGGGVISSGRSPGNQVKLPGESDFRMHPGRLAQPEDHRGRSPSDRDRRGALCSRGTGLHEEVWRSGGVGAHVHGEGEWKSNLAWQGQSHAQKDEGRRGGRLHPNDGQRRPGLQKAPSEDGRRRPAEAEWKPTLPRHASAEEGRTRRESDSHFVPEVEALQDTLREPLPPKQSVMPPKWLMSSTPEPGNEGPPRTPSNHSATLYSSPSAGTSKPVRSVSSAGTSTHQPTPSTLMPSSQGTKQPPLPPPKPVNRNNAAMLVSALQGGENAQLPLYWSCWKRECDYDVYLSLPVYLCRRAGGLRSGDFNQATGGASLHPAKPSPPMPPKRTTPVTKRNTEDSTPSHPVIPSPHSVEDHGILPVGFQLPPPPPSPPLPTHIPPSPPRQHMHTHHLHHQHSYPHPLPQPIPMLFDPPSPTVESPQRPAPVPLHIMIQRALSSPGPAQPHPDGAQRAHALLFETPPEYQADRGRPLPVSIQPLKLSEDDYSEEEEEEEDDEEEEEYDGEIPQPELEPRSRRCLVGDAGVCVLPGENSSEEEEEDEEDDERGQHDREDSDSDDQVAHKEEDSDEEDEPPLSALASRVKRKDTLALKLSSRPCAPDRDRFTQERSGREDQPPGQTGLTWQSREQWEAIRTQIGTALTRRLSQRPTAEELEQRNILQPKNQADRQAEVREIKRRLTRKLSQRPTVAELQARKILRFHEYVEVTEAQDYDRRADKPWTKLTPADKAAIRKELNDYKSTEMEVHEESRIYTRFHRP, encoded by the exons ATGACGAAACGGAGCAGCACCACAGCACAATGGTGGGAGAGGGGGGCAGCACAGGGGACACTACCCCTCCCCCAAAGCGTAAAGGCAAGTTTTCTACCATTGGCAAGATCTTCAAACCCTGGAAGTGGCGGAAGAAGAAAAGCAGCGAAAAGTTCAAAGAAACATCCGAAG AACTGGAGAGAAAGATGTCGACTAGACGTACCCGACAGGAGCTCATAGAGCAGGGCCTGCTGAAGGAAGTCCCAGATAATG ATGGAGAGGcgcaaaatgtgaaacagtccTACGTTAAAAACGGCCACACACTTCCAGTCAGTGGGGGAGGAGGAGTCATCAGCAGTGGGAGGAGCCCAGGTAACCAGGTCAAACTCCCTGGAGAGTCAGACTTTAGGATGCACCCTGGGAGGCTCGCCCAGCCGGAGGACCACAGGGGCCGCTCTCCCTCAGACAGAGACCGCCGCGGAGCTTTGTGCTCCAGGGGCACCGGACTGCATGAGGAGGTGTGGAGAAGCGGGGGTGTGGGGGCACATGTGCATGGGGAGGGTGAATGGAAATCCAACTTGGCCTGGCAGGGACAGAGCCACGCTCAGAAGGATGAAGGCAGGCGCGGGGGCAGACTTCACCCCAACGATGGGCAGAGAAGGCCGGGGCTGCAGAAGGCCCCATCAGAGGACGGCAGGAGGCGGCCGGCAGAAGCAGAGTGGAAGCCGACGCTTCCTCGACATGCCTCTGCAGAGGAGGGAAGGACCCGCAGAG AGTCAGACAGCCATTTTGTACCTGAAGTGGAGGCGCTGCAGGACACTCTTCGTGAACCTCTGCCGCCTAAGCAGTCGGTCATGCCTCCGAAGTGGCTGATGAGTTCCACCCCTGAGCCTGGAAACGAGGGCCCACCTCGGACCCCGTCCAACCACTCCGCGACCCTTTACTCCTCTCCCTCCGCTGGAACTTCCAAACCCGTTCGATCCGTGTCTTCTGCGGGAACCAGCACGCATCAGCCTACACCTTCCACCCTGATGCCCTCCTCTCAGGGCACTAAGCAGCCTCCTCTGCCTCCACCCAAGCCTGTAAACAGGAACAACGCAGCCATGCTGG TATCCGCCCTGCAGGGGGGAGAAAACGCTCAGCTTCCTCTCTACTGGTCCTGCTGGAAGCGAGAATGCGACTACGATGTCTACCTGTCTCTGCCCGTCTACCTGTGCCGGCGGGCCGGAGGCCTGCGCTCAG GCGACTTCAATCAAGCCACAGGGGGTGCGAGTCTTCATCCGGCTAAGCCCTCCCCTCCAATGCCTCCCAAGAGGACAACCCCGGTCACTAAGCGCAACACGGAGGACTCTACTCCGAGCCATCCCGTCATTCCGTCCCCGCACTCTGTGGAGGACCACGGCATCCTCCCCGTGGGCTTCCAGctgccccctcctcctccttccccaCCCCTGCCGACCCACATACCGCCCTCTCCGCCCCGCCAGCACATGCACACCCACCACCTCCACCATCAGCACTCCTATCCGCACCCACTTCCCCAACCCATACCGATGCTGTTTGACCCACCGAGCCCAACCGTGGAGTCGCCCCAGCGCCCCGCCCCCGTCCCGCTGCACATCATGATCCAGCGAGCGCTGTCCAGTCCTGGCCCGGCGCAGCCTCATCCAGACGGGGCGCAGCGGGCACATGCGCTACTTTTCGAAACCCCTCCTGAGTATCAAGCGGATCGCGGCCGACCTCTCCCTGTCAGCATTCAGCCTCTAAAGCT ATCTGAAGATGACTactcagaggaagaagaagaagaagaagatgatgaggaagaggaggagtacGACGGTGAAATCCCCCAGCCGGAGCTGGAGCCACGGAGTCGCCGCTGCCTGGTCGGGGATGCTGGTGTTTGTGTCCTTCCTGGGGAAAACAgtagtgaggaggaggaggaagatgaggaagacGACGAGCGAGGACAGCATGACAGGGAGGACAGTGATTCAGATGATCAGGTGGCCCATAAAGAGGAAGAttctgatgaagaggatgagCCCCCACTCA GTGCCCTGGCCAGCAGGGTCAAGAGGAAGGACACTCTGGCTCTGAAGCTGAGCAGCCGTCCCTGCGCCCCGGACAGGGACAGgttcacacaggagagaagcgGCAGAGAGGACCAGCCTCCGGGTCAGACGGGCCTGACCTGGCAGAGCAGGGAGCAGTGGGAGGCCATTCGTACACAGATTGGCACTGCACTCACACG GCGGCTCAGCCAGAGACCGACTGCTGAGGAGCTTGAGCAAAGGAATATCCTTCAGC CCAAAAATCAAGCTGATAGGCAAGCGGAGGTCAGGGAGATCAAACGGCGTCTGACCAGAAAG CTGAGTCAAAGGCCCACAGTCGCAGAGCTGCAGGCGAGAAAGATCCTGCGTTTCCACGAGTATGTGGAAGTCACAGAGGCCCAGGACTACGACAGGAGGGCGGACAAGCCATGGACCAAGCTGACTCCTGCAGACAAG GCCGCCATTCGAAAGGAGCTCAACGACTATAAAAGCACTGAAATGGAAGTTCATGAAGAGAGTAGAATTTACACAAG GTTTCATCGGCCTTAG
- the phactr4b gene encoding phosphatase and actin regulator 4B isoform X1: MNPGGANMPGTGDWRASSAVMENRDDETEQHHSTMVGEGGSTGDTTPPPKRKGKFSTIGKIFKPWKWRKKKSSEKFKETSEELERKMSTRRTRQELIEQGLLKEVPDNDGEAQNVKQSYVKNGHTLPVSGGGGVISSGRSPGNQVKLPGESDFRMHPGRLAQPEDHRGRSPSDRDRRGALCSRGTGLHEEVWRSGGVGAHVHGEGEWKSNLAWQGQSHAQKDEGRRGGRLHPNDGQRRPGLQKAPSEDGRRRPAEAEWKPTLPRHASAEEGRTRRESDSHFVPEVEALQDTLREPLPPKQSVMPPKWLMSSTPEPGNEGPPRTPSNHSATLYSSPSAGTSKPVRSVSSAGTSTHQPTPSTLMPSSQGTKQPPLPPPKPVNRNNAAMLVSALQGGENAQLPLYWSCWKRECDYDVYLSLPVYLCRRAGGLRSGDFNQATGGASLHPAKPSPPMPPKRTTPVTKRNTEDSTPSHPVIPSPHSVEDHGILPVGFQLPPPPPSPPLPTHIPPSPPRQHMHTHHLHHQHSYPHPLPQPIPMLFDPPSPTVESPQRPAPVPLHIMIQRALSSPGPAQPHPDGAQRAHALLFETPPEYQADRGRPLPVSIQPLKLSEDDYSEEEEEEEDDEEEEEYDGEIPQPELEPRSRRCLVGDAGVCVLPGENSSEEEEEDEEDDERGQHDREDSDSDDQVAHKEEDSDEEDEPPLSALASRVKRKDTLALKLSSRPCAPDRDRFTQERSGREDQPPGQTGLTWQSREQWEAIRTQIGTALTRRLSQRPTAEELEQRNILQPKNQADRQAEVREIKRRLTRKLSQRPTVAELQARKILRFHEYVEVTEAQDYDRRADKPWTKLTPADKAAIRKELNDYKSTEMEVHEESRIYTRFHRP; encoded by the exons ATGACGAAACGGAGCAGCACCACAGCACAATGGTGGGAGAGGGGGGCAGCACAGGGGACACTACCCCTCCCCCAAAGCGTAAAGGCAAGTTTTCTACCATTGGCAAGATCTTCAAACCCTGGAAGTGGCGGAAGAAGAAAAGCAGCGAAAAGTTCAAAGAAACATCCGAAG AACTGGAGAGAAAGATGTCGACTAGACGTACCCGACAGGAGCTCATAGAGCAGGGCCTGCTGAAGGAAGTCCCAGATAATG ATGGAGAGGcgcaaaatgtgaaacagtccTACGTTAAAAACGGCCACACACTTCCAGTCAGTGGGGGAGGAGGAGTCATCAGCAGTGGGAGGAGCCCAGGTAACCAGGTCAAACTCCCTGGAGAGTCAGACTTTAGGATGCACCCTGGGAGGCTCGCCCAGCCGGAGGACCACAGGGGCCGCTCTCCCTCAGACAGAGACCGCCGCGGAGCTTTGTGCTCCAGGGGCACCGGACTGCATGAGGAGGTGTGGAGAAGCGGGGGTGTGGGGGCACATGTGCATGGGGAGGGTGAATGGAAATCCAACTTGGCCTGGCAGGGACAGAGCCACGCTCAGAAGGATGAAGGCAGGCGCGGGGGCAGACTTCACCCCAACGATGGGCAGAGAAGGCCGGGGCTGCAGAAGGCCCCATCAGAGGACGGCAGGAGGCGGCCGGCAGAAGCAGAGTGGAAGCCGACGCTTCCTCGACATGCCTCTGCAGAGGAGGGAAGGACCCGCAGAG AGTCAGACAGCCATTTTGTACCTGAAGTGGAGGCGCTGCAGGACACTCTTCGTGAACCTCTGCCGCCTAAGCAGTCGGTCATGCCTCCGAAGTGGCTGATGAGTTCCACCCCTGAGCCTGGAAACGAGGGCCCACCTCGGACCCCGTCCAACCACTCCGCGACCCTTTACTCCTCTCCCTCCGCTGGAACTTCCAAACCCGTTCGATCCGTGTCTTCTGCGGGAACCAGCACGCATCAGCCTACACCTTCCACCCTGATGCCCTCCTCTCAGGGCACTAAGCAGCCTCCTCTGCCTCCACCCAAGCCTGTAAACAGGAACAACGCAGCCATGCTGG TATCCGCCCTGCAGGGGGGAGAAAACGCTCAGCTTCCTCTCTACTGGTCCTGCTGGAAGCGAGAATGCGACTACGATGTCTACCTGTCTCTGCCCGTCTACCTGTGCCGGCGGGCCGGAGGCCTGCGCTCAG GCGACTTCAATCAAGCCACAGGGGGTGCGAGTCTTCATCCGGCTAAGCCCTCCCCTCCAATGCCTCCCAAGAGGACAACCCCGGTCACTAAGCGCAACACGGAGGACTCTACTCCGAGCCATCCCGTCATTCCGTCCCCGCACTCTGTGGAGGACCACGGCATCCTCCCCGTGGGCTTCCAGctgccccctcctcctccttccccaCCCCTGCCGACCCACATACCGCCCTCTCCGCCCCGCCAGCACATGCACACCCACCACCTCCACCATCAGCACTCCTATCCGCACCCACTTCCCCAACCCATACCGATGCTGTTTGACCCACCGAGCCCAACCGTGGAGTCGCCCCAGCGCCCCGCCCCCGTCCCGCTGCACATCATGATCCAGCGAGCGCTGTCCAGTCCTGGCCCGGCGCAGCCTCATCCAGACGGGGCGCAGCGGGCACATGCGCTACTTTTCGAAACCCCTCCTGAGTATCAAGCGGATCGCGGCCGACCTCTCCCTGTCAGCATTCAGCCTCTAAAGCT ATCTGAAGATGACTactcagaggaagaagaagaagaagaagatgatgaggaagaggaggagtacGACGGTGAAATCCCCCAGCCGGAGCTGGAGCCACGGAGTCGCCGCTGCCTGGTCGGGGATGCTGGTGTTTGTGTCCTTCCTGGGGAAAACAgtagtgaggaggaggaggaagatgaggaagacGACGAGCGAGGACAGCATGACAGGGAGGACAGTGATTCAGATGATCAGGTGGCCCATAAAGAGGAAGAttctgatgaagaggatgagCCCCCACTCA GTGCCCTGGCCAGCAGGGTCAAGAGGAAGGACACTCTGGCTCTGAAGCTGAGCAGCCGTCCCTGCGCCCCGGACAGGGACAGgttcacacaggagagaagcgGCAGAGAGGACCAGCCTCCGGGTCAGACGGGCCTGACCTGGCAGAGCAGGGAGCAGTGGGAGGCCATTCGTACACAGATTGGCACTGCACTCACACG GCGGCTCAGCCAGAGACCGACTGCTGAGGAGCTTGAGCAAAGGAATATCCTTCAGC CCAAAAATCAAGCTGATAGGCAAGCGGAGGTCAGGGAGATCAAACGGCGTCTGACCAGAAAG CTGAGTCAAAGGCCCACAGTCGCAGAGCTGCAGGCGAGAAAGATCCTGCGTTTCCACGAGTATGTGGAAGTCACAGAGGCCCAGGACTACGACAGGAGGGCGGACAAGCCATGGACCAAGCTGACTCCTGCAGACAAG GCCGCCATTCGAAAGGAGCTCAACGACTATAAAAGCACTGAAATGGAAGTTCATGAAGAGAGTAGAATTTACACAAG GTTTCATCGGCCTTAG